The genomic segment GTATTACGACTCTCTATTTCACTCGCAATAAATGCATGTTCTACTTCCAAATCTTCCAAAACCACGCCTACTATTTCAATAAAAGAAGGTTTTCCAATCGTATATGAAAGATCGATACAATGGACACCATCTGGTATAGGCAATCCGCAATCCGCTATTGTCACTTGATCGGTATGACCAAGCTTTGCAAAAACGGCTGCCAGTTCACGATTCAATATGCCATGTTTTTTCATCGCCAATCACTCCCGAGTCGCAGTTCTACGTCAGCGCGCGCCGGCATACCACCTTGTGCACCAAATTTCTCGACGGATAAAGATGCGGCAGCGTTTGCAAACGTAACCGCTTCAGTCAATTCAAATCCTTCGACAATCGCATACGCAAATGCACCGTTGAACGTGTCACCTGCTCCTGTCGTATCGACAACGTCTGTCTTAAAACCTTCAATGATGACATGCTTTTCACCATCATAATAACGAGCTCCTGCACTGCCGAGTGTAACAATTAATTGATTTGGATAACTTTCCAACGCAGCCTCCATATCCGGCCCAAAAATTTGTTCACATTCTGTCTCATTCGGTGTTAGGTACGTAAGATATGACATAAATTCATTTTGGAAACCTCCAGCAGGTGCCGGATTCAATAACACAGGAACATTCAGATCAGCGCAGTTTTTCAACGTATGTATAATTGTCGGTATCGGTATTTCAAGTTGCAGTAAAACAAGTTTACTTGCTCGAATCGTTTCTTTCATTTCATCAATGCATGCAGGCGTCAGTTCATAATTCGCACCTGGTACGACGATGATTCGGTTATCTCCATCCGACAACAATATATTGGCAATGCCAGTAGCTACCCCCGTACTCTCCGTTACTCCGGAAACGTCTACTGAGTTGCCCTTCAAGTTTTCCAGTAATTCCTCACCAAAACCATCATTACCAACATTTGCCACCATATGGACATTCCCGCCAAGACGGGCTGCAGCCACTGCTTGATTGGCTCCTTTGCCTCCTGGCACCGTGGTGAATAATTGACCTAAAACTGTTTCGCCTTGTTTTGGGAAAACATCCGTTTGCACAACTAAATCCATATTGACGCTACCGACAACCGTAATCATCATTGTTCACTCCTCGTTGTCCCTCGAATAATCAGTTTAACCGGAACTTGAATTTCTTTTTCTTCGAGCTCTATTTCTTCAATTAACTTAATTAGCATTCGTGTAACGAGTGCCCCTAGCTTATATATATCTTGCGCTACTGTTGTTAGCCCAGGTGATAACATACCGCCAAGTGCTATACCGTCAAACCCGACAATTTGCAACTCATCAGGTACGATAATTCCTAGTGAATGTGCTGCTTTCAACACACCTGCCGCCGAGACATCGCTACTTGCAAAAACCCCATCAATTCCTTTGTGCTCTGACAGAAATTTTCTAGCTATCTCTTCTGATTGCTCAAAATGAAATGGACACTCGATAATATGCGTCACTATTTCCTTACCTTCTACAGCCTCTAAAAAACCGTCTAATCGGTCATCCGCCGGTCCAAGTCCTGTCGGTCCACGCATGCAGACGATATGTTGACAACCTTGTTCAATTAAATGGGCAGTTCCTAACCGTGCACCTTCTTTGTTGTTCGATGAAACTGTCGGTATCGAAGCATCTATCGTACGATCCAGTGCAACCACTGGTATATCCAAATTTTGATAATGACTCGCTTGCAACTGATTCGTTGTGACGATGAAACCCGCTACATATTTTTGCCTTAATGTCTCAATATAGTGGATTTCTTTTTCTGCTTTTTCATCCGAATTGCACAACACGACCGTATAGTCATAAGTTAGTGCAACATCTTCCACTGCACGAGCAAGCTCTGGGAAAAACGGATTCATAATATCCGGTACAATTAAGCCAATAAGTTTCGTTTGCTTCGTACTTAATGATCGCGCAACAAGGTTCGGTTTATAATCCAATTCTTTGATTGCCCGTCCAATAACCTCTTTTGCTTCTTTACTAACATATCCTTTTTGGTTTATAAAGCGTGAAACAGTCGCTACTGAAACACCGGACTCTTTCGCTACATCCCGAATATTGGCCAACTATTTCACCCTTTTCTATTATGTGTGTAACCGGTTACACACATAATACCAATCTATTGATTTGTTTGTCAACAACAGTTTCATTCCATTCATTCACAATACGAAAACAGCCACAAAAGTAAGTTTCACTTTTGTGGCTGTTTTTATGTCATTTACTTTTTCTTTATTGCCTTTATAAACTGCTCTGTTCCTTTCATCGATTCATCATACAAATCTTGAGAGAGTTTCTTCGTACTTTCAACCGTTGCAGGCCAGTTTTCTTTCATGTCGTTGAATGCATCCAGGAATAATGTTTGTTGTTTGTTGATGTCTCCGATTGGAAATGCATACTTTTCCAGGTCAGCAAGTTTCATGAAATCATTCACTTTATGATGATAAGAAATTGCCATGACAGGTGTTTCAGTACATGTTGCCAAAATCAAGGAATGGAGTCTCGTCCCAATAATAATGTCTTGCTGTGCTGTCACATCAAGGATCATAGTTGGTAGTAGATTATCATCGATGATTGTCGTCTTATCTTTATGTGTCATTTTCTTCTGAATATCTTTTGTAACATCTGCATCTTGTGGGAATTTTGTCGCGAAAAATGTCAGCTCAACATTGTCTAGTTCAGCTAGATTGTCCAGATTCTTTGCCATGCCTTCTATATAATCGTTATAGATGGCAGGATTACCTTCAGGCCAATAGCCTGCATTGTAATAAGGAACAGCTGTGATACCGATTTTCGTCGGAACTGTCGATTTCTCAACACCCGTTTGACGCAAGGAAAACGCTGGATCGCCGATAGTCAGAACGTGTTCTTTCACGCCGATTGACTTCAACAGTTCAACAGATTCGGGATCGCGTACCGAGATACTTTCTGCATGTTTAGCCATATAGCGAATGAACCATTTTCCTATACCGCTGCTTAGCGGACCCGCGCCGCATCCGTAAACAACATAAGGCGTCTTCGAATTTTTAGCCATCATTGCATATGACCCAAATAATGGCGCTTCCCTTTTATATAAATCCATTAAGATTCCGCCGCCACCAATAATCAGCAAATCAAACGTCTTTACGATTCTCTTATTATTTTGGTACGTTTTAAAAAATGTCTTTACTGCGTTGCCATTTTTATAATACAGTGGAAAACTAGTCACTCCATACCGTTCTGCTGTTTGTTTAGGATTATTACTAAATACCGTTAAATCATTACTGTCTATCTTGAACGTTGACGTCACTTGTTTAATAATGCTGAATAAGATCGCTTCGTCCCCGTTATTATCGTTGCCATAATTGCCTACAATACCTATTTTCATTAGCCGACTTCCTCTACTACATGATGAATTTAGTATAACATAGCTGTGCTACTCGATGAAAATGGAACCCTTTAGCCTGAAGTTGCACTTGTACATTTCCGGCTCGCTTTGGACGATGAAAGAATAGCAACCTTTCTATAGAGGTTACACGTGCCCGAAGATGAAATTTCGGGCACGTCACCGCTTTTAATAAAGCAAAGATCATACAAGTAACAGTGTGACGCTAGATAGAAAGTGACACTGCCTTTCATTCGAAAAGGAAACGCTATTAAAAAGGAGTAAGCAGCCAAAATTGCATCTTTGGCTGCTCCTTTATAAATAGGTGAGTGGTTATTCACTCGTTCCCAAAGTTTTTAGCACTTCGTGTACCTGTAACTTTGGAGAGCAACGGACGAACGGTCACCATACGATTAACGAAAAAGCTGCGTAGGATGCGACTTTGTCGCACCCTACGCAGCAAGAAATTCCGATAATTCTATAGTAGTCGTTCAGTCCAAAGTGATCCAAAAGCACCTGTTCATAGGGTGTCTAGTGTCTTGCGCTTTTCGGGGCTAAAACGGCGCCTTCCGCTTTTCTTATTTATTAATACTGCGGTATAGGAATGCGCTGAATTGCGCACGGTTCACAGGTTTATTCGGCTCGAAATTGCCTTTTTCATTCCCTGTTGTAATCCCACTGTTTGCTAGAATATGAACTTGTTTATACGCCCAGTGACTTGTAGGGA from the Sporosarcina psychrophila genome contains:
- the rbsD gene encoding D-ribose pyranase — translated: MKKHGILNRELAAVFAKLGHTDQVTIADCGLPIPDGVHCIDLSYTIGKPSFIEIVGVVLEDLEVEHAFIASEIESRNTEVYEILCTKLPSITKLAHEDLKQLTHKSKVIIRTGEATPFANIVLQSGVIF
- the rbsK gene encoding ribokinase, with translation MITVVGSVNMDLVVQTDVFPKQGETVLGQLFTTVPGGKGANQAVAAARLGGNVHMVANVGNDGFGEELLENLKGNSVDVSGVTESTGVATGIANILLSDGDNRIIVVPGANYELTPACIDEMKETIRASKLVLLQLEIPIPTIIHTLKNCADLNVPVLLNPAPAGGFQNEFMSYLTYLTPNETECEQIFGPDMEAALESYPNQLIVTLGSAGARYYDGEKHVIIEGFKTDVVDTTGAGDTFNGAFAYAIVEGFELTEAVTFANAAASLSVEKFGAQGGMPARADVELRLGSDWR
- a CDS encoding LacI family DNA-binding transcriptional regulator, yielding MANIRDVAKESGVSVATVSRFINQKGYVSKEAKEVIGRAIKELDYKPNLVARSLSTKQTKLIGLIVPDIMNPFFPELARAVEDVALTYDYTVVLCNSDEKAEKEIHYIETLRQKYVAGFIVTTNQLQASHYQNLDIPVVALDRTIDASIPTVSSNNKEGARLGTAHLIEQGCQHIVCMRGPTGLGPADDRLDGFLEAVEGKEIVTHIIECPFHFEQSEEIARKFLSEHKGIDGVFASSDVSAAGVLKAAHSLGIIVPDELQIVGFDGIALGGMLSPGLTTVAQDIYKLGALVTRMLIKLIEEIELEEKEIQVPVKLIIRGTTRSEQ
- a CDS encoding polysaccharide pyruvyl transferase family protein, with amino-acid sequence MKIGIVGNYGNDNNGDEAILFSIIKQVTSTFKIDSNDLTVFSNNPKQTAERYGVTSFPLYYKNGNAVKTFFKTYQNNKRIVKTFDLLIIGGGGILMDLYKREAPLFGSYAMMAKNSKTPYVVYGCGAGPLSSGIGKWFIRYMAKHAESISVRDPESVELLKSIGVKEHVLTIGDPAFSLRQTGVEKSTVPTKIGITAVPYYNAGYWPEGNPAIYNDYIEGMAKNLDNLAELDNVELTFFATKFPQDADVTKDIQKKMTHKDKTTIIDDNLLPTMILDVTAQQDIIIGTRLHSLILATCTETPVMAISYHHKVNDFMKLADLEKYAFPIGDINKQQTLFLDAFNDMKENWPATVESTKKLSQDLYDESMKGTEQFIKAIKKK